ACTGTTTTTAAGGATCCCATGGATGGATGCAATGCAAGATCATCTCGAAGTTTGAGACCCAATGTTTCTTTAATTAGAATTTTGTTTCTCGCAATGTCAAGATTTGGATATTGATCTAATGGAAGCACCATGTTGAGACCATCATTTCCTCCTGTCATTTGGATCAGAACTAAGATGCGATCGTTGTCCGGATTTACAAAATCCAAAAAGGAATTGCGTGCAACGGCTCCTACAGGAATTCCATTGATAAGCATGGGTATGGTTGCAGCTGAACTGAGCTGAATAAAAGACCTTCTTTTCATAGTACTATTTATTTTAACTTAAATAATATTCAGGCATTGATAATAGGGAAACGAATAACGGTTTTAGCCTGTTTTCAACGGCCGTTCTCGTTGCTTGTGAAGGATTTGCTTTATAAGCATTCCAATCTGAAGTCCATTGTGCTTCACTTCTTTGTCCAAGCAGCTTAGCTTTTAAAAATGCTTTTTGATTGGCTTCAATAGCTTTTGGCAGCAAATGGTTGACTACATCGTCTATAAGGGCTGTAGCATTTCCGGGATTCGCAAATTTCTCAACATAACCAATAAGGTCGAGTCCAAACAAGATCCCTTGAATGTTGCGAATTCTCTTCGCTTTGTTGGCCAGGACCGTTGTGAAGGCATTTCTTATGGGAAGTGTCACAGAATTAACCCAAATCTCATGATAGTTGGGTTCCTGGTAGTAAGGTGTCCAACCTGCTACACTTGGGGGATTGAAATAAACTTGTTCCATCCCCGCAGTACTTCTGTATAAATCCAGAAATACATTGTATTTGCCAGGAATGTCTGTTGGTACATTCAATCCCATCGTTTTAATTGTATTGAATACAAACTCATAAGGCATCCGTATTAAACAACCAAGTGCTTCATCTGTATAAAAATGATCACTGGCCAATAATGTTCTAACTACCGGAGCGATCTCAAAATCATTGGCAATTAATAGATCTGCCAAACCTTCGATGATTTGATTTTGAATGTCCTGACTCACTTTATAGTAAACAAAATAGCGGTATAATTTTTTGCAAATAAATGTAGCTGCTTCCCTTTTTGTAAATAGGATGTCCACTACATTTTCATATTCCTTTGCATTAGCGTTCGCTATTGTTATTCCGCCAAAACGATGAGACAATTGCTTAACGCTCGTGTCATGTTGAGTTGGAATAAATTCCACATAAGGATAAAACGATTCATCCATCCTATCCGTTCTGATGACCCAACCAGTGAGGGCTTTGGCTAAAGCAAGTACATCTTGTTCTGTAAAAGTAGTATAATCTCCAGGACCTGCCAGATCACCTTTGCCTAACGTAAAAAGCTCCATCAGCTCTCTTGCATAATTTTCATTTGGAGCGCGTTTAAGGTTCTGAGCGCCGTTTAAGTAAATGAGCATCGCCTTATCAACCGTAATTTTTTTAGTCAATTCTTTAAAATTACCCAAAGCATTTTCACGCAAGAGTGTGATATAATCATAACTATATCTGGGATCAAAAATCTCAGATACGACAAAGTGGTTGTGCCAAAACAAAGTCATTTTTTCGGTAACAGAAACTCCCTCGTTAAAAATTAATTGCAACAACCAGGAATAAAGTGAATTTTCCTTAAAATTTGCAAGTGCCTGGACTTCAGGATGTAATTTTTTGTCGACCCACGAGTCTCCCAGTTTTAAATCAGGATCATCCGGTGAATCGCCATAAAGTACAGGTGGCATAGGTTTCGCTTGTGGCGTAAATAGAAGATCCAGTGTTTTTTCAAGCCCATCCTGGACGGCTTTTTCAATTTGTGCGTGGCTGGGCCCAAACATGGCCCTTCTCAATAAGTGGGCGGCCGCGGCATAATTCCACGTTCCTGAAAACGGATTTAATCCGCCTCCCACAGGTAGTGCTTCTTCCTGGAGCCTCATGCCCGATAAAGCAGCAGATTCTACTCCAAAAAATTTCTTTAATGTGGCTCTTCTGTCCATTTTAATAGTCTTATAGTGTAAGAAATAAAAACATAATATGATGTAGACTCATTCTACATTTAAAAGTTTAATAAAAACTAAAGATATGGTTAAAATATTAATCTGAAAGTTAAAATTCTCTTGAATATCAAAGGTTTGGCGGACATCATTTTATGTAGCTTTGCCGCCTGAATCGTATGGAAAAAACAGATATTGTCATCATAGGTGCAGGACCTTGTGGATTATTCACGGTTTTCGAAGCAGGCTTGCTCAAGCTCAAATGTCATTTAATTGACTATTTGCCATCTCCAGGTGGTCAATTAGCTGAAATTTATCCTAAAAAACCTATTTATGATATTCCGGGCCATCCGGTTATTCTTGCAAAGGATTTAATAGCTAATTTGATGGAGCAAATCTCTGTTTTTAATCCAAAATTTACACTCGGTGAACGCGTGGATCATTTGCTTAAAAGGGAAGATGGTATTTTTGAAATAAAAACTTCTCTTGGCTCAGAGATTGAGGCCCCTGTGATCATCATTGCAGCAGGTTTGGGTTGTTTTGAACCCCGTAAACCCGAAATCGAAAACATCAGCGAATACGAAAATAAAGGAGTTCATTATATTATCAAAGACCCTGAATTATTCAGAAACAAGAATGTAGTAATTGCTGGAGGTGGTGATAGTGCATTAGATTGGTGCATTTTTTTAGCAGAGATCACTGAAAAGCTCACCCTCATTCATCGCAGAAGTGAATTTAGAGCTGCTCCTGAATCAATCTCAAAATTAAGTGAGTTGGTAAATCAGAACAAAGTGCATTTACATCTTAATGCAGAAGTAACAAAATTGCATGGGAATGTAGCTCTGCAATCCTTAACTATCAAAAATGAGCAAGAGGAATGGGATGTTATCTGTGATCAGTTTTTACCATTGTTCGGCCTCAGTCCCAAGTTAGGACCTATTGCCGAATGGGGTTTAAATGTAGATAAGAATGCAATACTCGTAAATTCAATTGACTATAGTACCAATGTGCCAGGAATATTTGCAGTGGGTGATATCAATTCTTATGAAGGAAAACTAAAATTGATCCTATGCGGATTCCATGAAGCAACCCTTGCCGTTCAATCAGCATATAAAATTATTCACAAGGGTCAAAAGCCAAGTTTTAAATATACAACGGTCACCGGAATCAACAAATTCTAAACCTGCCCGTTATTAATTTAACTGCTCAATGGATTATATCAGGATAAAAGTTATAGATAAAACTAAGGAAATTCACGAACTTGAATTGCCCAATGATCCCGCTTACTCACTGATGGAGTTATTCAGAGCATGCGAACTTCCAGTATTAGGAACCTGTGGTGGAATGGCTCTTTGTGCATCCTGTCATATTTTCGTTCATTCTGCAAATTCCCTACCCGACATTAAACCTGAAGAGGCACAATTATTAGATAGCCTGCCCAACAGTGCTGAAAATTCAAGATTATCTTGCCAATTACCGGTTTCAGAATTGTTAGATGGCCTTATTTGTGAACTGGCTGCAGATTAATTTCTCAGTTCTATTTATTTTGAGACATCCATCATTTTCAATACTTCAAGTAGAATTTTATCTTTTAGTTTAGGTAAAGAAATTGATTTATCTGCATGTTTAAAATTAAAATCAATGCTCAAGGAAACTGTATCCTTTGTGAGTTTTGAAAGATGAATCTGAATTTCATTAATAAGCATCTCTGGAACCAGATCCCGGCTAGCCTTTTGAATGATAAGATCTAATTGTTGCCTTTTGTTGACGACCGAAACCGGCAAATCCAACTCCATATTCAAACAAAAATTTTCTTTACTGCTATAGTTGATAATATCACTAAAATATGCTGATGAATTTGGTATATTAATTAATTGATTATTATTGGATAAAACAATTTTATGAATATTGAGATCATGGACTCGCCCCTCTTTATCATTTATTTTAACATAATCACCTATTGCGATATCCCTTGAAAAGCTGAAATTGATGCCACAGATAACATCCATGACCAATTCTTTTGAAATAATAGCAAGCGCTGCAGCGACAATACTCAAAGCAGTTAAAAGCTCTTTTGGATGCAATCCAAACATGCCAATCATCAGAAAAAATGATGCCATGACGGTAAGTAAATAATAAATATTTCGCAGACCAATAATGACATTATCAGAATATTTATGGCCTAGTTTTTTCCGCTTTCTATAGATGTATTGTGTTAACCTAATGACCACATTTAAAGAAAGCCAAAAAATGCCAAAATTCAGTAAGGATCTAAAAAAAGCGGATTGATCAATCCAGGTTTCAAGCATTTCACTACCAAGGCCTTCTTTAAGAGCAATTATGACCAGAAGGACAATAATTTTAAATAAAAATTTAAATGCGATCATGCTTTATAATTAGCTCTGCAAAATAAACATTCCCTTAGTTTTTTGGTGGAATTAATTGAAATGTGGATCGTCTGTTAGCCTGATGTTGCTCCTCTGTGCAATCTGTACACTTACAATTTATGGCCTGATTCGTAGCTCCAAAACCTTTTCCTGCTATTCGTTCCTTCTGTATTCCCTTCATTATTAACCAATCTGCTGCAGACTTTGCTCGTTTTTCAGAAAGATTCAGATTATAATCATTCATTCCTATGCAATCGGTATGCGATCCAATCAGCACTACAATTTTTGGATTTTTTTGCATGATATCCATTAAATTTTGCAATGCAGGAATGGCATCTTCCCGAATTTCCCATTTGTCAAAATCATAATACAATTCTTTTAATAAAAATTCTCTGTTGTAAACGACCGGAATTAATTCATAATCCATATTTAAAATAAGGATGCTATCCCGATCTAAGTCAGGTTTAGCGGGAGAACTAAATGAAATATCTCTGTTTAAATAACCGGGTTTGCCAACTACGAATTCATACGTTTGTTCCGCTAGTAATTTTAGAGTTAATACTTTATTGGATGTCGTAGAGAAACTAGATTTACTCTTTTTGTCCACCAAATTAATGCTATCCAATATTTTTTCAACAGAACCAGTATAACTTCCAGGTTCCAAAAACCTGATCTTTGCGATGATATCAAATTTGTATGGTTCTTTCTTAGGCAATTCCTGATTTAATATTTTTTCTTTCGTAATAACTTGATAAATTTTATCCAAGCCAGAGCCGGTTCTATTGGATGAGAAATAAGCCTTTTGTAATTCATTTTCTTCAAGATTCGCGTTTTGGTCAATGTAATAGTGAAAATCGTCAGACTCTGAATTGATTGGATTTTTTAAATTGATGGGTGGCGACCAAGTGTTCTGTGAAGAAAAATGTGTTTTATACAGATCTAAACCGCCCATTCCAACTAAACCTGAACTACTAAAATAAAGCGTGTCCCCATTCCAGACAGGAAATACTTCGTCAAATTCTGTATTGATAGACTCACCAAAATTGATTGGATCAGACCATTCATCGCCATTTTTTAAAACATAATATAAGTCGAATTTACCAAGACCATCTTGATGATCCGAGCTAAAGACAAAAATGGAATCAGAGGCATGCATTGCCGGATGCATCTGATTGGATGCCTCCTCAAACATAATAAGTTCTTCCGGAGTTGACCATGTATCCTTGGTTCTAATTGATTCATATATTTTACAAAATTGTTTGCCTTGAATAATTTTGTCACATCGCGTAAAATATAATTTATCTGAAACTGGGGAATAAGAAAAGGCTCCTTCATTGAAAGCCGAATTAAAAATAGAACCCACGACATTGGAATTCTGCGATTTTACCATGAGGTCTGAAAATGGTCTTCCTGTCCACTCAAATTTATTTTGGCTTTTATTTTGGGTATTCCACTTTTCTGAAACATACATCCATTCATCCGGCAAAAAGCGCTGATAGCCATATGAACTTCCTTCACCATTGACTTCAGGTAACTCAACAATACTATACAGATAATTAGATGGGGACTGTTCCCATTGTTGCATAAGTTTACAAATGCTTATTTCTTTGCGTACTTCCAGCGGACTTTTAATTTCATCGCCATATAATTGGAAGGCATTTGCAGCTGCTTCATACTCCCCATTATTTTTAAGCGCTATGGCGTATTCACGCAAAGCGTCCGGACCAAAATTTAAATCATAAGCTGTGCGAAACCAGTGCAAGGATTGCTGGTAATCGCCGGTAAATTTCGAACATAAACCCAATTTATAAG
The genomic region above belongs to Saprospiraceae bacterium and contains:
- a CDS encoding DUF1800 domain-containing protein, with translation MDRRATLKKFFGVESAALSGMRLQEEALPVGGGLNPFSGTWNYAAAAHLLRRAMFGPSHAQIEKAVQDGLEKTLDLLFTPQAKPMPPVLYGDSPDDPDLKLGDSWVDKKLHPEVQALANFKENSLYSWLLQLIFNEGVSVTEKMTLFWHNHFVVSEIFDPRYSYDYITLLRENALGNFKELTKKITVDKAMLIYLNGAQNLKRAPNENYARELMELFTLGKGDLAGPGDYTTFTEQDVLALAKALTGWVIRTDRMDESFYPYVEFIPTQHDTSVKQLSHRFGGITIANANAKEYENVVDILFTKREAATFICKKLYRYFVYYKVSQDIQNQIIEGLADLLIANDFEIAPVVRTLLASDHFYTDEALGCLIRMPYEFVFNTIKTMGLNVPTDIPGKYNVFLDLYRSTAGMEQVYFNPPSVAGWTPYYQEPNYHEIWVNSVTLPIRNAFTTVLANKAKRIRNIQGILFGLDLIGYVEKFANPGNATALIDDVVNHLLPKAIEANQKAFLKAKLLGQRSEAQWTSDWNAYKANPSQATRTAVENRLKPLFVSLLSMPEYYLS
- a CDS encoding NAD(P)/FAD-dependent oxidoreductase, which codes for MEKTDIVIIGAGPCGLFTVFEAGLLKLKCHLIDYLPSPGGQLAEIYPKKPIYDIPGHPVILAKDLIANLMEQISVFNPKFTLGERVDHLLKREDGIFEIKTSLGSEIEAPVIIIAAGLGCFEPRKPEIENISEYENKGVHYIIKDPELFRNKNVVIAGGGDSALDWCIFLAEITEKLTLIHRRSEFRAAPESISKLSELVNQNKVHLHLNAEVTKLHGNVALQSLTIKNEQEEWDVICDQFLPLFGLSPKLGPIAEWGLNVDKNAILVNSIDYSTNVPGIFAVGDINSYEGKLKLILCGFHEATLAVQSAYKIIHKGQKPSFKYTTVTGINKF
- a CDS encoding 2Fe-2S iron-sulfur cluster binding domain-containing protein translates to MDYIRIKVIDKTKEIHELELPNDPAYSLMELFRACELPVLGTCGGMALCASCHIFVHSANSLPDIKPEEAQLLDSLPNSAENSRLSCQLPVSELLDGLICELAAD
- a CDS encoding mechanosensitive ion channel, with the protein product MIAFKFLFKIIVLLVIIALKEGLGSEMLETWIDQSAFFRSLLNFGIFWLSLNVVIRLTQYIYRKRKKLGHKYSDNVIIGLRNIYYLLTVMASFFLMIGMFGLHPKELLTALSIVAAALAIISKELVMDVICGINFSFSRDIAIGDYVKINDKEGRVHDLNIHKIVLSNNNQLINIPNSSAYFSDIINYSSKENFCLNMELDLPVSVVNKRQQLDLIIQKASRDLVPEMLINEIQIHLSKLTKDTVSLSIDFNFKHADKSISLPKLKDKILLEVLKMMDVSK
- a CDS encoding OmpA family protein, whose translation is MLFKYIFAIFIIVFCGCNYQYKIRTGDQAFEVKQYAKAASMFKLEFTETSTESVRAEKAYKLGLCSKFTGDYQQSLHWFRTAYDLNFGPDALREYAIALKNNGEYEAAANAFQLYGDEIKSPLEVRKEISICKLMQQWEQSPSNYLYSIVELPEVNGEGSSYGYQRFLPDEWMYVSEKWNTQNKSQNKFEWTGRPFSDLMVKSQNSNVVGSIFNSAFNEGAFSYSPVSDKLYFTRCDKIIQGKQFCKIYESIRTKDTWSTPEELIMFEEASNQMHPAMHASDSIFVFSSDHQDGLGKFDLYYVLKNGDEWSDPINFGESINTEFDEVFPVWNGDTLYFSSSGLVGMGGLDLYKTHFSSQNTWSPPINLKNPINSESDDFHYYIDQNANLEENELQKAYFSSNRTGSGLDKIYQVITKEKILNQELPKKEPYKFDIIAKIRFLEPGSYTGSVEKILDSINLVDKKSKSSFSTTSNKVLTLKLLAEQTYEFVVGKPGYLNRDISFSSPAKPDLDRDSILILNMDYELIPVVYNREFLLKELYYDFDKWEIREDAIPALQNLMDIMQKNPKIVVLIGSHTDCIGMNDYNLNLSEKRAKSAADWLIMKGIQKERIAGKGFGATNQAINCKCTDCTEEQHQANRRSTFQLIPPKN